The following proteins come from a genomic window of Sphaerisporangium rubeum:
- a CDS encoding glycosyltransferase, giving the protein MKVCVGTIVHHPEDARIMHRQIRALMEAGHQVTYVAPFTHCNVTPIPEIRPIDVPRAVGLRRRHALSTARAALRRGSRDADLLLVHDMELLFALPRRRPTTVWDVHEDTIGALDTKEYLPPSLRRLLPGLIQRVESRAERRLRLILAEAAYRDRFTGNHPVVPNTTYVPDTPPPPPGGNRVVYVGQLSQARGTLEMIELARRLRPHGIRLDLIGGADPQVRPMLRDAQREGLLDWFGYVPNNHALRMAEGALAGLSLLHDVPNYRQSLPTKIIEYMARGVPVITTPLPMAASIVGRAACGVVVPYGDVDAAIQAILRLRDDPERRAVMGSRGYTEARGHYHWPDQARDFVATLEEWAAHVPAPALRRVVPA; this is encoded by the coding sequence ATGAAGGTATGTGTCGGCACGATCGTCCACCACCCGGAGGACGCGCGGATCATGCACCGTCAGATCCGCGCGCTGATGGAGGCCGGTCACCAGGTCACCTACGTGGCTCCGTTCACCCACTGCAACGTGACACCGATCCCGGAGATCCGGCCCATCGACGTGCCACGCGCCGTGGGGCTGCGCCGCAGGCACGCGCTGTCCACCGCGCGCGCCGCGCTGCGCAGGGGGTCGAGGGACGCCGACCTGCTCCTCGTCCACGACATGGAGTTGCTGTTCGCGCTGCCGCGCCGCCGTCCGACGACCGTGTGGGACGTGCACGAGGACACCATCGGCGCGCTGGACACCAAGGAGTACCTTCCGCCGTCCCTGCGGCGGCTGCTGCCGGGCCTGATCCAGCGCGTCGAGAGCCGGGCCGAGCGCCGGCTGCGGCTGATCCTGGCCGAGGCGGCGTACCGTGACCGGTTCACCGGCAACCACCCGGTGGTGCCGAACACGACGTACGTGCCGGACACCCCGCCGCCTCCGCCTGGCGGCAACCGCGTGGTGTACGTGGGCCAGCTCTCGCAGGCGCGCGGCACGCTGGAGATGATCGAGCTGGCCCGCCGGCTGCGTCCGCACGGCATACGCCTCGACCTGATCGGCGGCGCCGACCCGCAGGTCCGGCCCATGTTGCGCGACGCGCAGCGTGAGGGCCTGCTCGACTGGTTCGGGTACGTGCCGAACAACCACGCGTTGCGCATGGCGGAAGGCGCGCTCGCCGGCCTGTCGCTGCTGCACGACGTGCCGAACTACCGGCAGTCCCTCCCCACCAAGATCATCGAGTACATGGCCCGCGGCGTCCCCGTGATCACTACTCCGCTCCCCATGGCGGCCTCCATCGTCGGCCGTGCCGCCTGCGGCGTCGTGGTGCCGTACGGCGACGTGGACGCCGCGATCCAGGCGATCCTGCGGCTGCGTGACGACCCCGAGCGCCGCGCCGTGATGGGTTCACGCGGCTACACCGAGGCCCGCGGCCACTACCACTGGCCCGACCAGGCCCGTGACTTCGTCGCCACCCTGGAGGAATGGGCCGCGCACGTCCCCGCTCCCGCGCTACGGCGCGTGGTACCGGCCTGA